The DNA sequence TCGAAAACattcttttcaatatgcatgacatTTAAATTATGTCGAAGACGCAGGGTTACCCAATATGgtagcttgaagaaaatgctaGATTTTGTCCAGTTCAACTCTTCAATAGTGCGTTTTCTCTTTCGATGAGATTTACCAAATTGCACATCCCCAAGCATCAGCAGCTGAGATAAAACATCAGATCCGTCTAATTTCCTTGGTGGTGGTcgatgatcttctttaccattaAACAAATGTTTTCTCGTTCGCCACATGTGCTCGGGAGGCAAGAAACGACGATGTCCCATGTAACAATGTTTTCGACCATACTTCAACCACTGTGATTCTGTGCCGTCATTACAAGATGGACAAGccaattttccttttgttgACCACCCAGAAAGAATTCCATATGCTGGAAAGTCATTGATAGTCCACATTAAAGCAGCGTGCAACATGAACGTTTCCTTTGTGGAGGCATCATACGTAGGTACCCCATGTTCCCAAAATTCAAGCAGTTCATCGACTAACGGTTGCAAAAACACATCAATGTCATTACCTGCAGATCTTGGCCCAGGAATAATGAgagatgtcatgaagaattggtcCTTCACGCACAACCACGGCGGCAAGTTATACGGAACCAATAttactggccaaatgctatacgGTTTAGCCATATTGTTGAAAGGATTGAAACCGTCACTTGCCAAACCAAGTCTTACATTGCGAGCATCCTGTGCGAACCAACTATGGTCGTCATCAAATCTCTTCCAGGACTCTGCGTCTGTAGGATGTCTCATACATGACTCATCAGTTGGTCgttgctctttatgccatctcatatcacGTGCTATATTTGCGGACATGAAGAGACGTTGCAATcttggcttcaaaggaaaatgcctCAACACTTTTTGAGGGATAAGACGAGCCCCGTGTGTATTAGGCACCCACCTTGAAGCTTTGCAGATAGGACATTCATTAAGAGCAGCATTTcccttccagaataagatgcaatcattgggacatgcatgaattttgtgaTAATTCATGCCCAGACCCCGCTCCAATGACCGGGACTCCTCATATGAATGTGGCAATTCAGCATCAGGAAAGGCAGACCGCAACAGGTTAAGCAGCATATCAAACGACTTTATTAACCAGCCACCGAGTGTCTTGATGTGTAACAACTTAACAATGAAGGAAAGTTTTGAGAACTTTGTACAGCCTCCAAAAAGTGGACGTCGGGCATCCTCCAGTAGCTGCTCAAAAGATGAACTTGCGGAGGGATCTGGTATTGATCCACCAGTTGGCAATGGATTATGATGATCTTGGGGAACATCAGCAAATGTGCCTGCCCGAATGTCATCTAACATATggtccatgtcatcaatgtacTCATCGGCATAATCAGCAATACTATCATCGTCTTCGTCATTGTAACTTCgtgtttcctcctccccatgaaagatccactgggtataatttggattgatccctttCATGAACAAGTGAGTCTCCACATCAAATATTGGCAAGAAGATTAGATTACAGCATGAACAGCATGGACATCGGATGCGATCACTTCCTCGGGAATGGTTTCGTGCCAAGTTAAGGAAAGTGTTAACCCCCTCGGCATATGCAGGTGAGCGAAATCTATCGGTCAagttcatccaacttttgtccatctaaaataGTTGAAATCGGCATATTAGGACATCGGATAATATGTAGGGTTCAATTTAGCTATACGAAAGATGGgtaaagaatttgagaaagtgaATTGGTGAGGAAAATGTGGCTGACGAGTCGTAGCCACATGTAGTGGatcagaagagaagaagaaggtgatGATACTAACCGGGGTTGTCATGCAGATCGGTGAGGATTGATGAAGGTTGTGTTGAACAGTTTGGTGTGTATATGTCAGGAGTATTATAGTGCTGCAGAATACGTCATCTTGTTATATAACATGGTACTAATTGGGAAATTTGTTGGTATATGGCAGACTAATGCATATAAAGATGCTAACAAGAGTTGAAAGTAGTTGGAAGTTATCAAAGCATGTAGTTGGTATACTTCAAGTACCATCATTtacatataagaaaaacaatGATACAATCCCATAAATTGCATCAGGTTGATATGAAATACACTTGTAAATGATGGTACTTAGTTCACATGAGTATGTGAACCAGCCAATGTGATTTTGTGATTTCTTAACGTGATTACTAACTTTGTTCCGCAATTTATGTGATTATGAGCCACTGTGATTCTATAATATTGACAACGTCGGTTTTGATGATGTACTCAATATAGATTTTTGGCTTATAATGTTTTCAATAGCCCAAAAGTTGTTCCAGGTGTATTTAGCTTACACCTGAGCACATTTGTGTTGTCTTGTATAATGTTGTGTTATTTATATGCTGGTCCTTGTTGTTCACTGGTTACTAACTTTTCTGAGTTAGTAATACATTTGTCCTTTACAGGTTTGCAGCTTATTTTGATAACGATTTTAGGGTTCTCCCTTAGACACCATGTGTAGTGCAAGGGGGTTTTCGTATCCCCGATTTACTTAGGAATAGtatttgttatatattatgttgggtaaaatatattttcacaatGCAATTGTACCTAGTGAGAAAAAGAAATACTTAGGACAAGTATTTCTTTTTGTCaacttacaaataattattactGTTTTTGGAGTGTTACATGAAGGGGCTCTTTTCCCAAGTGTAGGTGACAAAATATTCAGGCaatttagcatttttattaagaataGGAAGGGTCCAATCACCCCAATCACTACACGTGAAGCATCAACCACTCATGCTTATCTAACTCTTGTAAAAGGAGAGACGTGTGTGTATAGTTGAGATGGAGGCTCTAGATAAGTAATTAAGGAGTAAGAATTGCTCACTGCATTTATATTTGGATTCAGATAAGCATACTAGTATAAGTATGCTTCAGTATTCTGAAACTAATATGTTCTACAGAAGAGAGTTTGAGTAGGATTacgaaataattaattaatatctatTCATGTTTTAAAACTAGTGACCTGGACTAGCAGTTCAAATTGAAAAAAGCAGGACAAATGATGTCACTTTCCTGTTGTAAACTTAGCAGCATGTCTGACTTAAAACTTGAGAGGGATTAATGTAACTACTCCATATGCAAGCAGCTATAGTTTACTAGAATGACAGCATCAAGTGAAAAAAATTGCATGTACTCATGTAAATTAAACTACTGAATAATATTCATGACTTGTGGCagatacataaatataaatatacattatatttatgTAAAGGGTAGCTTGggtttaatataatatgtttgcATACAAGGAAATACGTTAACAGAATTTGTCAGTTCAGATCAATATGTCACAAATTATCCTCTTTCATACTCAATGTCCTAACTAGATAcacatgaattaaaataaacaccATATTTGTATTTGGAAATTTCTTATAGATCAAGAAGATAACAACTTATTTTCTTACCTAAAATCATGAAACATATCAGGTATACTACAACAGGTAAGGGGGTTCATAGGGGGTCGTCATTTCTTTCTTCTAAAAATGAATGATCATTCTAACCATGAAGTTTACGCGCAAGTTGTGCAGGAAATAGAAAGCATacaaagaaaagggaaaataacCAACATTGGGGTTGTGGTTGGGGGAGGGGGAAGTCTTACTACAACTACATTCCTGTTTAGtcatagattaaaaaaaatctatgaaaGTTAGTAATTAATTAGATATTGGTGATCATGTTTTCAATGGTTATTAATTATGTAGATATTGGTGATCAAAAAATTTCCTCACATAGATTATATAACATCAGATTTCAGTTAGTATAATGAATCTTACATATGGTTAAGGAACCAGCATGATGTCATGAGAAATGTGTATCTCGGGATATATTAATGATCTATATAATATCAAGATCAAGGTGCAAGTTAATACTCAAACACACGTATGTATGCTGCATTTGAAGAATctccatttcttttgtttatcaCAATGAGAAGTAATGACAGTCAAATTCGTGAGTTTTCCCGACAAAGATGGattgaataaaagaaaataaacattgaTTACCTGAGTATTAGATTCAGTAACAGACCCAGTATAGGAGGAATCTGCGCATTCTTTCAAGTACCTGTCAGAGAGAGATTCagcattataaaatattaaaaacaaatataggTACGTAGTTGGAAAGAGAGATTATAACATATTATCAACTTCTATATGTAGGTGCATGTTGGACGAgattatatattgataaaaCCCAAAAAACTGTGACTTGAATTGacaatgatttatatataggGAGCGATCTAATAATCACAACATTCAAATTTGGACCTATCAATGTTCTGCAGGGAGTTTACTAAGGTTATTTATAAACACTTGAATTTATAATAACTGAGgccaaatattgcataatattacaagtccaaaaggaTTAGTCCCTTAAGCACATTATAGTATGTAGCAAACTCAGATTAAACCAGAGTTATTTTAGTGGAACACTAAGGCCTACAGTATGGGAGATGCACTATCTAGATGAGACCTATCTTTCTCATTTACTCACTTTATTGGTGCAGGATTTGCAAACACTAATTCCAAGCTAGTTAATTGTTCAGAATCCATTTTGTACCTCTAACCTTCACACTCTAATTATCTAAAGTTCGGTCCACGACTCAAGAGATCACCAAATCCTGCATACACAAAGAAGAATTAGTTATCACCAAACTAAGgttatcaaatacaaaaataaaataaaatcaaactgcTAGAGTTTTAGAAAGCAATTTGCAAAGAATTTCTTTGCAGTATCACAGATAAGTAAAAGTACTTAGAGGTTTGACTCAACTCTAAGACGTAGAATTGAAGAGAGATAGATACATGATTCATACACAGCTGATCTAAAGGACAGGGAAAGGAATATGGCCTTTTGAATAGCTCAAGGTCCATAAGATACTTGGGAAAACAGCTCAAATTACTTTAAGCTGATTTGGACATAACCAATGGGTATTCCTAAATCTAATTGGATGATGGAATATGCATTATCCCTGATCATTAAATACTTACAGAATATAAGTTAGAAGAAAGGGGCAGTGAATTATACAAGGAAAAGGAAGTGTTTCAGGAAAAATAAacacaagaaataaataattataaatgacAAAATCCAGAGCACCACATAGACAAAAGGTAAATATACAAACAACAAATCAAAATTTAAGATAGGGCTTTAAGACCATACACAACTTAGCTAGCTAGCAAACATGGCTCTTTTTCGTCAAAcctctttatttaaattttgaaaggaGAGACTGCATGCAAATGATGGTACGCCAACTCCAAGAAAATCAAACCAGCTAACACATCCACGAGTATACATACTAAGCTATACGTAAACATCCAACCCTAGCTATATAGCAGAAAAGTTTTACAGATATTCAtccaatataagtatattatttaaagTACTTCACCAAGCCCGAGTGTCAATCTGATCTATGTCAATATTCTTAGTACTAATTTCAAGTACTATCTGATGAaggttacatatatatacatatatatatgcctatatatagttctcttattaataaattaaataaagatataaaattCAGACAAAATAGTTTCAGGCAGATACACAGACTGTGTCCTATTGGATAAATTTATAGGCATACACGAGATTGGATATGATACATGGATATACACTAATCTGCTAGATAAGAACATCCTTACAAATATAAACTCTAGTTATTGACTTGCAAATATTAATTTCCAGATTTGGTTGTTGCTGTTAAGTAAAGGATTTATGTTACTTTGACATAAATCAAGACCAAGGATTTGGTGGAGTACAACTTATCTTAATCAGTTATTGGATTTAGTTGTAAAAAAGGGGTTGCTATTGATATTCCTGACTCGTCTGAAGAAGGGGCAAAGACATTATCTGTTGTGGGGAAAGAACTTATGCAACTAACAGTAAAAAAAAGAAGGTATTAGTTTAAACAAAGTTTAAGTCATTTTCCCGACATATATATTCTCACAAGAGCCATGACAAAAGTCCTCAACCATACGTTGAATATGTTGCATAAAAAAATGTGAACTTTTGTTATGCAAGTCAGTTATTGAGTGCATACATGCCCACTTGAGGGACCACCTTTAACACTTTCATGCATGCCTAGCCAAGAGCATTCACATGAGAAAGATAGGCTACCATTATCTAATGATCTAAAGCACTCGATTTTTGTTTCACATTTGAAGAAACATTTAAAGCACCAAAGATGATGGGGGGAATTGAGGACACAAGGCTCTAAAagtctaaatagtgaatttagacAGGATGGTCCAgggaaaataatactaaaattgTAAATGTGCTGGCTCTTTGTCTAATGGTGGCTGCGCATAAGGCCCTAGTGCAGAGAGATCTGAACTGACAAACTTCTAATGCATGGTATTGGATGGATGCAATGTTAAGTAGAGATATAAATCATTGGTGGTGATTCTGGTACCCAAAATACGGCCTGCTAGCGTTACTTGACACAAAAACATATGGGAGATGAGAAAAAGTGGAAactgaatttaattttataaccttgCAATTGCTGCTTCATGACAGGGGGGAATTCTGGAATTTATCAGTATATAGATAGTGAGAAAGGACTCAAATCTGGTTTGCATTTAGACATTATATGCCATAAATTCAGTTTTTGTGAAAGAaacttcagttgtaattgaaATTCCTCAGGACATGCTcccttcaatatatatattctaatttcaTGTAATATAATTGAAATCTTGACTTAGTACACTAACAAGGTATaattattgtaataatgagaCAGCAAAGCAAGAGGGACCAAAAATTGCAAACTATATTTAAGTTAGAATGTATGCCCCTGCATCTTAAGATTAAAGCCAACtaatatcttaaaattataacaatagAGATGGAGAGAGATGAGTGGCTTTAATCTCAAAAAAAGCCAGGATTGACAGTAAGGCCAATCAGGTTCACATATAGCCATATCAGTCTCCATGAGTTAGTCACAGTAGCATCCATCTTTGACAGTGGTAttgcataaaataaaagaagaaaagacagAATGTACATGAAACACCTTGATAAATCACAAAAATTTAGTATATGACAAAGGAAAGATGTAGAAACAGATATATATGCGAGAGAGAAATCTTGGTAATTAATTTGCTGAACCATTATAAAAGGGTAACAatctaatgaaaaagaaaatgaaagaggaaATTGCAAATAACTACAGTTTCTAACATACTAGACCAGTCATTAATTACAgcctaattaatatattttggttTAGATTTATATAGACTGATCATTTCAATTTCTGCACCAAAATGACTAAGATGCTGCTGCCATGTTCAATGGTCCCCACGGCAGAATCATCACAGGGAGCATCAGTATGCTTTATGACTATTGGACACAAACTTTTACAACTAGTTTTGCAAACCTTTTGTACTAGCACCAGAATGCagttaaaaatttatatgaaaagcaGAGAGGTGAGGGCTGTGGTATATGTATATAGAATGAAGACTATAAAGGAGAAAATTTAGTAGGTTAAGTCACCTAAATTAGGGTCGTGAAAATCACTGGGTTGCACCCACCAGCCATCAGGCAGGATAGTGATGGATTATCACATTTTATCATACATGTTGACTTGGGCCAATGGACAGCCACAGCTCAAatgaatataataaattaacctAGACCCCACTTTCAATTCAAACTACTACAAGTAACCCTTGCAAGAAAAGGATAGAAAACTCTGTATCATTCAATTTAGGGTATAAGAAATTAAATGCAGTGTCTGTATGCAGTTTGTCTCGAGCTCCCCTATCACACAATTGATTTCTCCCCTAACAGAGTCATACCCACTATGAACCTACGTTGAATATGTAACATAAAATAGATGTCCAAGCATTCTAAAATGTAATCATATATCCCACGTAAGGGTTGGTTTAGATTTTCATGCCTAGGCACATTCACATTGGAAGAAGCAAACTTTTAAGCATCTAAGTTTAACAGAATATACAATCAGCAGAACCAATTTTTCTAGGCTATTCAAAACCTATCTTCACATTGGATAACTAGTCATCTAATTAGGGATTTCaacattttgaaaattatgctAATCAGAGGACACACAGGTACAAATTATCACCCAAGCTCTTTTCAGCAACAATACCCTCGTCAACCCGTAGCCAAAATGCAGATAACTCATCACAAAAATGGTGCAAGAAACGAGATGCTTTCAGATTCAAACAGTTTGGCAAATAGTCTACAAACAAAAAGCTCACATTTTTGTAAACCAACGAGAGCggatgaagggggagagagagtttCAATCGTTGCAGAGATACCTGTGGTGACGTTGGAGTTGACCGTGCCTTCCGCGGAAGGCAAATGGAGTGGAGGAGAAACTAGGGCTCGGGCCGTAATCGACAATGAAGGTAGATGCTACGCCGTGTGTATCAGGTTCGTTTCCTGGGCATTGAAGGTAGGTACAAtctatttgatcgtcgaaatGGAGAAGGAGCTCGGTAACAGAGTGGGGTAGTGTGATTTCGGGGGGAAAATCTAAAAGTGTTGCTGTAAGTTGGCGCCGAGATGCATTAGCAACGATAGTAGCTGCTGTAATAAAATCCTTCCTATTGCAACGCCTAGTTTCGCtgtaataaaggaaaaaaacgtTGTAAATATAAGATTAAGTGACCGGCCAATTTTAAAGCGGGCTATTACAACAAAATCAAGCAAGGAGTTATAAAACGTTGCAAAAAGtcatcaattgcagcgattttttttccaacaaaataaaaaacgctgcaaaaagCCAAATTCCTTGTAGTGCTTCCTCTTGGTCATGCATGCCtagaattttatctttttacaaaagTGCCACTAAGCCTTTCTATGTGTAGCCTTCCTGTGAAACCATGAAGTTTGTTTTACGTAATTACTGTTATGTCCTTGAATATATAATCAATGGACgagttatttttttcattgacTCGAATGTTagttaaaccatgttttgtgtggaGTCTTGGCTCGATGGAGTATCATGGATTTAATGAGTATATTTTGGTGTCAAGATCACGTGTTTGCATGAACAATATTATAATACCAATTTACGGAGTAATATGATGATCTTAGGATTTACTCGTCTAAGTATTTGGAGaaaattatgtgaaaatttaagtaTTTAGTCGAAATGGCATTTCTAGGTTCGAGGATTTTGATGTTAGGGGAAAATAGATTCTTTCACTCTcggactttaattatgaaatatgtGTACAATTGAAAATTCACACAAGTTATGCAACTATTTTATAAGTGATGATTGATATTCATTCAGCACAGTtatagaaaaattcaaaaaagttaaaaagtccaAGTAAATGGGATTCCTATGCTAGGCtttgcataaataaaaaaatgaactgaggtagatttgtgaaaaattatgcatgttatgttttgaaaagaaatatgaaaacaatCTCAGTTATGTATactgcattactcatgaaatctgtataaaagataaaatattttctgtcaTGACTAGTGTAGATATGAGCaaaaagtttaatattttatttttgaactgTGAAAAAAAAAGCGAATATGAAATCTAAAAATTTGTGCATGTTTTGTAAAGATGTTCTGAATCTGTTTTGAATATGTGAATATGCTCTGAATCTGTTTTGGTATGTGAAGATgatatgattttgt is a window from the Carya illinoinensis cultivar Pawnee chromosome 14, C.illinoinensisPawnee_v1, whole genome shotgun sequence genome containing:
- the LOC122293557 gene encoding uncharacterized protein LOC122293557, whose amino-acid sequence is MDHMLDDIRAGTFADVPQDHHNPLPTGGSIPDPSASSSFEQLLEDARRPLFGGCTKFSKLSFIVKLLHIKTLGGWLIKSFDMLLNLLRSAFPDAELPHSYEESRSLERGLGMNYHKIHACPNDCILFWKGNAALNECPICKASRWVPNTHGARLIPQKVLRHFPLKPRLQRLFMSANIARDMRWHKEQRPTDESCMRHPTDAESWKRFDDDHSWFAQDARNVRLGLASDGFNPFNNMAKPYSIWPVILVPYNLPPWLCVKDQFFMTSLIIPGPRSAGNDIDVFLQPLVDELLEFWEHGVPTYDASTKETFMLHAALMWTINDFPAYGILSGWSTKGKLACPSCNDGTESQWLKYGRKHCYMGHRRFLPPEHMWRTRKHLFNGKEDHRPPPRKLDGSDVLSQLLMLGDVQFGKSHRKRKRTIEELNWTKSSIFFKLPYWVTLRLRHNLNVMHIEKNVFDNILCTLMNMPGKSKDNINSRRDLEIFGFRKELHLKYEGERVTMPHTSYTLHGDERKQFCSWLADVKFPDGFASNISHCVSVRDCRISGLKSHDCHVFMQRLLSIAVGGFLRRDIALALTELCSFFKGLCARTLVWTKYLSSKLILLQFYANWR